The proteins below come from a single Juglans regia cultivar Chandler chromosome 12, Walnut 2.0, whole genome shotgun sequence genomic window:
- the LOC109019864 gene encoding 60S ribosomal protein L35a-1-like: MVKGRQGERVRLYVRGTVLGYKRSKSNQYPNTSLIQIEGVNTKEEVSWYAGKRMAYIYKAKVKKNGTHYRCIWGKVARPHGNSGIVRAKFKSNLPPKSMGARVRVFMYPSNI; this comes from the exons ATGGTGAAGGGACGCCAAGGAGAGCGAGTTAG GCTCTACGTCAGAGGAACAGTCCTCGGCTACAAGAG GTCCAAGTCGAACCAGTACCCGAACACTTCATTGATACAGATTGAGGGGGTGAACACCAAGGAGGAGGTTTCATGGTATGCAGGCAAGCGTATGGCTTATATCTACAAGGCCAAGGTGAAGAAGAATGGAACTCACTATCGCTGCATATGGGGTAAGGTGGCTAGGCCTCATGGTAACAGCGGCATTGTTCGAGCTAAGTTCAAGTCGAATCTCCCTCCGAAATCCATG GGAGCTAGAGTTAGGGTTTTCATGTACCCCAGCAATATATAA